The Sulfurimonas sp. genome window below encodes:
- a CDS encoding sensor histidine kinase, with protein sequence MDISQTSDNELLEEIGRRFEEKKASIKEMEFMTKKLLDLNEKNKQAQDVKSRFLSLIKNEFNNPMSSLLNLANMMNKKFEDEKVKELSSMMKMELLKLDFSLKNIFSASEIEAGEIANDYSIVDIKNIYDEIVEYFSYLIEDKNLTINYDSKCAESIVSDSQKINMILLNLISNACEYSYNDAAIDVVIGCNEKNYVLVVEDTGEGVSHDHAKDIYNRFSHFESGNTRRTAGLGLGLSVARGFAEALNGSIDNITKNGKTIFMVTIPKVDKAEVDLSQGIGSNEFIFDDSDGMVEF encoded by the coding sequence ATGGATATTTCACAAACATCAGACAATGAATTACTAGAAGAGATTGGACGTAGATTTGAAGAGAAAAAAGCTTCAATAAAAGAGATGGAGTTTATGACGAAAAAGCTCCTTGATCTAAATGAAAAAAACAAACAGGCACAAGATGTAAAAAGTAGATTTCTATCACTTATCAAAAATGAGTTTAACAACCCTATGTCATCGCTTTTAAATCTTGCAAATATGATGAATAAAAAATTTGAAGATGAAAAAGTTAAAGAGCTCTCTTCTATGATGAAGATGGAGTTGTTAAAACTTGATTTTAGTCTAAAAAATATCTTTAGTGCTTCAGAAATAGAAGCAGGTGAAATAGCAAACGACTATTCAATAGTAGATATTAAAAATATATATGATGAGATCGTTGAGTATTTCAGCTATCTTATAGAAGATAAAAACTTGACTATTAACTACGATTCAAAATGCGCTGAAAGTATCGTAAGTGACTCTCAAAAAATCAACATGATACTTTTAAACCTTATATCTAACGCTTGTGAATACTCTTATAACGACGCTGCGATAGATGTAGTTATAGGGTGTAATGAAAAAAATTATGTGCTTGTTGTTGAAGATACCGGTGAAGGTGTATCACATGATCATGCAAAAGATATTTACAACAGGTTTAGTCATTTTGAATCTGGAAACACTAGAAGAACTGCCGGACTAGGTCTTGGTTTAAGTGTAGCACGTGGTTTTGCTGAAGCTTTAAACGGAAGTATTGACAACATTACAAAAAACGGTAAAACGATTTTTATGGTGACAATACCAAAAGTTGATAAAGCAGAAGTAGACTTGTCGCAAGGTATTGGTTCAAATGAATTTATATTTGATGACAGTGACGGTATGGTAGAGTTCTAA
- a CDS encoding protein-glutamate O-methyltransferase CheR, giving the protein MNEQNQLNDRTFKKYQQLIYNEVGINLADHKKTLVQSRLRKWLGKYGVSTYEDLYKMIEDDKTDQMLIMLVNAITTNVTSFFREENQWLYLKNKLFEIVDQKQKRIRIWSAACSSGQEPYTIMIFLHENIPDFDMWDIKILATDISEEILQKAIKGEYTQKDVEGLPKGMIKKYFIESFNEKGIKIYSIIDELKKHITFRIFNLVTGDFKIFKNKFDMIFCRNVMIYFDRATQSTLLEHYAKLLDKHSRLFIGHSESIHNKNETYKMVIPSIYQIR; this is encoded by the coding sequence GTGAATGAACAAAACCAACTAAATGACAGGACATTTAAAAAATACCAACAACTCATATATAATGAGGTTGGCATAAATCTAGCTGATCACAAAAAAACGCTTGTTCAGTCACGTCTTAGAAAATGGTTGGGTAAATATGGTGTTTCCACATATGAAGATCTATATAAAATGATAGAGGATGATAAAACAGATCAGATGCTTATCATGCTTGTTAATGCTATTACGACTAATGTAACTTCTTTTTTCAGAGAGGAAAACCAATGGTTATATCTCAAAAACAAACTTTTTGAGATAGTAGATCAAAAACAAAAAAGAATTCGTATTTGGAGTGCGGCTTGTTCAAGTGGACAGGAACCGTATACAATTATGATATTTTTACATGAAAATATACCTGACTTTGATATGTGGGATATAAAAATTTTAGCCACAGATATATCTGAAGAGATTTTGCAAAAAGCCATAAAAGGTGAATATACTCAAAAGGATGTAGAGGGATTACCTAAAGGGATGATCAAAAAATACTTTATAGAATCTTTTAATGAAAAAGGTATAAAAATCTACTCTATCATAGATGAATTAAAAAAACATATTACTTTTAGAATCTTCAACTTGGTGACTGGAGACTTTAAAATATTTAAAAATAAATTTGACATGATCTTTTGCAGAAACGTGATGATATACTTTGACAGAGCAACTCAAAGCACACTTTTAGAACATTATGCAAAACTTCTAGATAAACACTCAAGATTGTTTATAGGACATTCTGAATCAATTCACAATAAAAACGAAACATATAAGATGGTAATTCCATCTATATATCAAATAAGATAA